From a single Shewanella donghaensis genomic region:
- a CDS encoding aspartate-semialdehyde dehydrogenase yields MSQEFNVVVLGASGAVGQTMIEILEERKFPVANLYPLASSRSAGETVSFNGKQVEILDVETFDWSTAQIGFFSAGGDVSAKWAPIAGEQGCVVIDNTSHFRYDIDVPLVIPEVNPEAIADFRNRNIIANPNCSTIQMLVALKPIYDAFGISRINVATYQSVSGSGKQAIDELAGQTSKLLQGLPAENKVYPKQIAFNVLPQIDVFMDNGYTKEEMKMVWETQKIFGDHDIVVNPTAVRVPVFYGHSEAVHLETRQPAEAEEIKAVLRDAEGIVLFENDEDYPTVVTDAAGTDPVFVGRVRKDISHDYGINLWVTADNIRKGAALNSVQIAEVLIRDYY; encoded by the coding sequence ATGTCACAGGAATTTAATGTTGTTGTTTTAGGTGCGTCGGGCGCAGTGGGTCAAACTATGATTGAGATCCTCGAAGAGCGAAAGTTTCCGGTAGCAAACTTATACCCATTAGCCAGTAGCCGCAGTGCAGGTGAAACGGTTAGCTTTAATGGTAAACAAGTCGAAATTCTTGATGTGGAAACGTTCGATTGGAGCACTGCTCAAATTGGTTTCTTCTCAGCTGGTGGCGATGTTTCTGCTAAATGGGCTCCTATAGCAGGTGAACAAGGTTGTGTTGTTATTGATAACACCTCTCACTTTCGTTATGACATCGATGTGCCATTAGTCATACCTGAGGTTAACCCTGAAGCCATTGCAGATTTCCGTAACCGAAATATCATTGCAAACCCTAATTGCTCAACTATCCAAATGTTAGTTGCCTTAAAACCTATTTATGACGCATTTGGTATCTCGCGTATTAACGTGGCAACTTACCAATCTGTGTCTGGATCAGGTAAGCAAGCAATTGATGAACTAGCGGGTCAAACATCAAAATTATTACAAGGTCTACCTGCTGAAAACAAGGTATACCCTAAACAAATTGCCTTTAACGTATTACCTCAAATTGATGTATTTATGGATAATGGCTACACCAAAGAAGAAATGAAAATGGTGTGGGAAACCCAGAAGATTTTTGGTGATCACGATATCGTGGTTAATCCAACAGCAGTGCGTGTACCTGTTTTTTACGGTCATTCAGAAGCTGTACATCTAGAAACACGTCAACCTGCTGAAGCTGAAGAAATTAAAGCGGTTTTACGAGATGCAGAAGGCATTGTGTTATTTGAAAATGACGAAGATTACCCTACTGTAGTCACTGATGCAGCGGGTACCGACCCTGTATTTGTTGGCCGTGTGAGAAAAGATATTTCTCATGATTATGGTATAAATTTGTGGGTTACAGCCGATAACATACGTAAAGGTGCTGCTTTAAACAGTGTTCAAATAGCTGAAGTCTTAATTAGAGATTATTATTAA
- a CDS encoding FimV/HubP family polar landmark protein, whose protein sequence is MMLRNSYFVGIMACALVAVSAYSFIEPAHAETLKITGPNGEVNSTVARQYGPTTSADTFWSIAQKVRPNSNISIYQVMAALFDANPHAFSSDNYNSLERGMTLLVPSADVMGQISKVDAKVRAENNDKRLPNANQTPNSQQTVTTPAVQPKAVSPQKPLQIIAEKPKETVNASQPMIDELTIKLEDEQNKSLSLTDELARSEDMLMIKDADNVALKSKIQELTLQLSMLQEDFQLLSEKQVALETAHKQLIEETSKPAVVEEPADFWRSLSDNMLLLAIAAALPLILIFLFIFWLMRRKNNQSSQDVQEPINNAESNEALAETNDLDNLDNLDDIESLAIHLDDDESSDELTLDEPDNAEMYIVEEEANEDIATEEDEGTSLDDLWAEAMEEQEDDLQPLESDEEDFDSLLDGLDELPADVNDDKTDEEDLDSLLAEFDMPAEEPAVSEPKADPQDDIDSLLADFDLPAEESVVEDSATEVESAAEAPASDPQDDIDSLLADFDLPAEESVVEDSATEVESAAEAPASDPQDDIDSLLADFDLPAEEPVIEDSETEVESTTEASVSDPQDDIDSLLADLDLPAEESVIEDSETEVESTTEASVSDPQDDIDSLLADFDLPAEEPVIEDSETEVESTTEASVSDPQDDIDSLLADFDLPAEEPVVEDSEIQVKAAEASVSDSQDDIDNLLASIDVEDNAEVPHDFTAEIAAELEDDVAVTLDETDNIDELIAEVDTDKEFSPLVPENVEQELTSELEQIESDLEIDTDNTDIDSLISDLETEVPDKAEESFEGADDFAAQIAAELEQEDDQETLDTDLDALLADLDTTPEPVSNDTNLGETSTDGLTFATGDEATLDIEDDAQDNPLVNELLAAEKSIESDSAKETNTDIDDLDALLADFDVDKLEDDEQPLFTADDNNASEAEFDTMLAGLSATDETDLNLVDENESLDGQVDFQAKESGFFDDLKSTKTDSASLDWEAELFKQASNQDSVNPADDSNEDQLIDDSLIEDNLTVEEALAALDAKESKPSEPTEDALASFEKSNDYIDIDALLNDADEVVDVSDQYKDVEVDVGEVNALIGNAEMIDVDDEENSVNAKLDLARAYIEIEDEDSAKALLAEVNIDGNERQQVEATKLLSDMK, encoded by the coding sequence ATGATGCTTCGTAATTCTTATTTTGTTGGCATAATGGCCTGTGCACTGGTCGCTGTTTCTGCTTATTCATTTATTGAACCTGCCCATGCAGAGACTCTAAAAATCACCGGGCCTAATGGTGAGGTCAATTCAACCGTTGCACGTCAATATGGACCTACAACATCAGCAGACACTTTTTGGAGTATTGCTCAAAAAGTAAGACCGAATAGTAATATTTCTATTTACCAAGTGATGGCGGCATTATTTGATGCTAATCCGCATGCCTTTAGTAGCGATAATTATAATTCTTTAGAACGTGGCATGACCCTGTTAGTCCCTTCTGCTGATGTTATGGGACAAATATCTAAAGTTGATGCCAAAGTTAGAGCCGAAAATAACGATAAACGTCTGCCTAATGCTAACCAAACCCCAAATTCGCAACAAACGGTTACTACTCCAGCAGTGCAACCAAAAGCTGTCTCGCCTCAAAAACCGTTGCAGATTATCGCCGAAAAGCCCAAGGAAACCGTTAATGCCAGTCAGCCAATGATTGATGAATTAACGATTAAATTAGAAGATGAGCAAAATAAGAGTTTGTCTTTGACGGATGAATTAGCACGTTCTGAAGATATGCTAATGATTAAGGATGCAGACAATGTAGCGTTAAAGTCTAAAATCCAAGAGCTAACCCTGCAGTTATCAATGTTACAAGAAGACTTTCAATTACTGTCTGAAAAGCAGGTCGCTCTTGAAACTGCCCATAAACAATTAATAGAAGAAACCAGCAAACCTGCAGTGGTAGAAGAACCTGCTGATTTCTGGCGTTCACTTTCTGACAATATGCTGTTGTTAGCTATTGCTGCTGCATTGCCACTCATCCTGATTTTCCTATTTATTTTCTGGTTAATGCGTCGTAAAAACAATCAATCTTCTCAAGATGTGCAAGAACCTATTAATAACGCAGAGTCGAATGAAGCTTTAGCTGAAACTAATGATTTAGACAATTTAGACAATTTAGACGATATAGAAAGTCTTGCAATTCACCTCGACGATGATGAAAGTAGCGATGAGCTAACTTTAGATGAACCAGATAATGCAGAGATGTATATTGTCGAGGAAGAAGCAAATGAAGACATAGCGACTGAAGAAGATGAAGGGACTTCTTTAGATGATTTATGGGCTGAAGCCATGGAAGAGCAAGAAGATGACTTGCAGCCTCTCGAATCAGATGAAGAAGATTTTGATAGTTTACTTGATGGTCTTGATGAATTACCCGCTGATGTTAATGACGATAAAACTGACGAAGAAGATTTAGATAGTCTATTAGCTGAGTTCGACATGCCTGCTGAAGAACCTGCAGTTTCAGAGCCTAAGGCAGATCCGCAAGATGATATCGACAGCTTATTAGCTGACTTTGATTTACCGGCAGAAGAATCAGTCGTTGAAGATAGTGCAACAGAAGTTGAATCCGCTGCTGAAGCACCAGCAAGTGATCCCCAAGATGATATTGACAGCCTATTAGCTGACTTTGATTTACCGGCAGAAGAATCAGTCGTTGAAGATAGTGCAACAGAAGTTGAATCCGCTGCTGAAGCACCAGCAAGTGATCCCCAAGATGATATCGACAGCTTATTAGCTGACTTTGATTTACCGGCAGAAGAACCTGTCATTGAAGATAGTGAAACTGAAGTTGAATCTACTACTGAAGCGTCAGTAAGTGATCCACAAGATGATATCGATAGTTTGTTGGCTGACTTAGATTTACCAGCAGAAGAATCTGTCATTGAAGATAGTGAAACTGAAGTTGAATCTACTACTGAAGCGTCAGTAAGTGATCCACAAGATGATATCGATAGTTTGTTGGCTGACTTTGATTTACCAGCAGAAGAACCTGTCATTGAAGATAGTGAAACCGAAGTTGAATCTACTACTGAAGCGTCAGTAAGTGATCCACAGGATGATATTGACAGTTTATTAGCTGACTTTGATCTACCAGCAGAAGAACCTGTAGTTGAAGACAGCGAAATCCAAGTTAAAGCTGCTGAAGCATCAGTTAGCGATTCGCAAGATGATATCGACAACTTATTAGCATCTATTGATGTAGAAGATAACGCCGAAGTTCCACATGATTTTACTGCAGAGATAGCAGCTGAATTAGAGGATGATGTCGCTGTTACGTTAGATGAAACAGATAATATCGATGAGCTAATCGCTGAAGTTGATACAGATAAAGAGTTTTCACCGTTAGTCCCTGAAAATGTTGAACAGGAACTGACTTCAGAGCTTGAACAAATTGAGTCAGACCTTGAAATTGATACCGATAATACCGACATTGATTCATTGATTTCTGATTTAGAAACCGAAGTGCCAGATAAAGCCGAAGAGTCATTTGAAGGTGCCGATGATTTTGCAGCCCAAATAGCAGCGGAATTAGAGCAAGAAGATGATCAGGAAACACTTGATACCGATTTAGATGCACTACTTGCCGATCTTGATACAACACCAGAACCTGTTTCTAACGATACGAATTTAGGTGAAACATCAACAGATGGGCTAACATTTGCCACTGGCGATGAAGCCACGCTAGACATTGAAGATGATGCCCAAGATAACCCTCTGGTTAATGAGCTATTAGCTGCTGAGAAGTCCATCGAATCGGATAGCGCTAAAGAGACTAATACTGACATTGATGACTTAGACGCTTTGCTGGCTGATTTTGATGTGGATAAGTTAGAAGATGATGAGCAGCCATTATTCACCGCAGATGACAATAATGCATCTGAAGCTGAGTTTGATACCATGTTAGCGGGTTTGTCAGCGACAGATGAAACTGATTTAAACTTGGTTGATGAAAATGAGTCGCTCGATGGTCAGGTCGATTTCCAAGCTAAAGAGTCGGGCTTTTTTGACGATTTAAAATCAACTAAGACTGATTCAGCATCGTTAGACTGGGAAGCAGAATTATTCAAACAAGCGAGTAATCAAGATTCTGTTAATCCTGCTGATGATTCAAATGAAGACCAGTTAATCGATGACAGTTTAATTGAAGATAATTTGACTGTTGAGGAAGCGCTTGCAGCGCTTGATGCTAAAGAAAGTAAACCCAGCGAACCCACTGAAGATGCACTTGCTAGCTTTGAAAAAAGTAACGATTATATCGATATAGATGCTTTGTTAAATGATGCCGACGAAGTCGTTGATGTCAGTGATCAATATAAAGATGTTGAAGTTGATGTGGGCGAAGTTAATGCTCTCATCGGCAACGCCGAAATGATTGATGTTGATGATGAAGAAAACTCCGTTAATGCCAAATTAGATTTAGCACGTGCTTATATTGAAATTGAAGATGAAGATTCAGCAAAAGCGCTACTTGCAGAAGTGAATATTGATGGTAATGAACGTCAACAAGTTGAAGCAACAAAACTACTTAGTGATATGAAATAA
- the truA gene encoding tRNA pseudouridine(38-40) synthase TruA, with protein MRVALGVEYDGSQYFGWQRQKDVDSVQARIEKALSSIANEPIEIICAGRTDSGVHGTGQVVHFDTQAIRKMSAWTLGINAKLPNNIAIRWAQEVDETFHARFSATARRYRYIISNSTLRPGILTHGITHYQYPLDHELMHQGAQLFVGKHDFTSFRALQCQAHSPVRTIEFINITRQGSFIVIDIKANAFLHHMVRNIVGTLLEIGQSHQKVEWVNELLELKDRKFAAPTSKPHGLYLVDVTYPEHYNLPKPPMGPLFMLD; from the coding sequence ATGCGTGTGGCCTTAGGCGTCGAGTACGATGGTAGTCAATATTTCGGTTGGCAGAGACAAAAAGATGTTGATTCAGTACAAGCTCGAATAGAAAAAGCTTTATCATCTATCGCCAATGAACCCATTGAAATCATCTGTGCAGGCCGTACTGATTCAGGTGTGCATGGCACTGGACAGGTCGTACATTTTGACACTCAAGCTATTAGAAAAATGTCAGCTTGGACCTTAGGTATCAATGCTAAGTTGCCCAACAATATTGCTATTCGATGGGCACAGGAAGTCGATGAGACATTTCATGCTCGTTTTTCAGCTACAGCGCGCCGATATCGTTACATTATTAGTAACAGTACCCTCAGACCTGGTATCCTGACTCATGGTATAACACATTACCAATATCCCCTCGACCACGAATTGATGCATCAAGGTGCACAATTGTTCGTTGGCAAACATGATTTTACTAGCTTTAGAGCACTTCAATGCCAAGCTCATAGTCCTGTAAGAACCATTGAATTTATTAATATTACTCGTCAAGGTTCATTCATCGTTATTGATATCAAAGCGAATGCTTTTTTACATCATATGGTGCGTAACATTGTAGGGACATTACTTGAAATTGGTCAGTCCCATCAAAAAGTTGAATGGGTTAATGAATTACTGGAATTAAAAGATCGAAAGTTTGCAGCCCCCACCTCTAAACCCCATGGTTTATATCTTGTGGATGTAACCTACCCAGAGCATTACAATTTACCTAAGCCGCCTATGGGGCCGCTGTTTATGCTTGATTAA
- the folC gene encoding bifunctional tetrahydrofolate synthase/dihydrofolate synthase: MMNTDNNNQLTTKPAADASLSQWLDYLLSIHPTEIEMGLTRVTEVAKRLNALTLSESKVIIVAGTNGKGTTCAMLESVFLQAGFTVGVYSSPHLVNFNERVRLDHKDVEDSLLIEAFSAIEIARAEISLSYFEFATLAGLYIFKLAAPDIVLLEVGLGGRLDATNIIDADVSVITSIDIDHQEYLGDTRELVGREKAGVFRAKKLAVIGEPDTPQTITDYAKTINANEYRVNKDFSYSINEESISTQTNTWQYQSRNRIIEAIPLPQLPLANAATAIAVIEQTWPQISDADIKIGIAKASLSGRFECVLNQPNQAKVWVDVAHNPHAAKYLATQLQRFKPARIIALCGMLKDKDAAAVLVELEAVVDEWNFATLTVERGSNAADLVNKLDASLSSSQFESMDHAWQSIKANLNADDVVIVFGSFYTVAAFNELLERE; this comes from the coding sequence ATGATGAATACTGATAATAACAACCAATTAACCACTAAGCCTGCAGCGGATGCAAGTTTATCTCAATGGTTAGATTATCTATTGTCGATTCATCCTACAGAAATTGAGATGGGGTTAACCCGAGTTACTGAAGTAGCTAAGCGGTTGAATGCATTAACGCTATCTGAATCTAAAGTTATCATTGTCGCTGGTACTAACGGCAAAGGCACCACATGTGCGATGTTAGAGTCGGTATTTTTACAAGCGGGATTTACGGTTGGGGTTTATAGTTCGCCGCATTTAGTGAACTTTAACGAGCGCGTTAGGCTTGACCATAAAGATGTTGAAGATAGCCTTTTAATCGAGGCATTTAGCGCAATTGAAATTGCTCGAGCCGAAATATCCTTAAGTTATTTTGAGTTTGCGACCTTAGCGGGCCTGTATATCTTTAAGCTGGCAGCACCAGATATCGTTTTACTTGAAGTCGGTTTAGGTGGTCGGTTAGATGCGACTAATATTATCGATGCTGATGTGAGTGTCATTACCTCCATTGATATCGATCATCAAGAGTATCTAGGTGACACTAGAGAGTTAGTGGGCAGAGAGAAAGCGGGTGTGTTCAGAGCTAAAAAATTAGCGGTGATAGGCGAACCTGACACCCCACAAACTATTACTGATTATGCTAAGACAATTAACGCTAATGAATATCGCGTTAATAAAGATTTTAGTTATTCGATCAATGAAGAGTCAATCTCTACACAAACTAACACTTGGCAATATCAAAGTCGTAACCGCATTATAGAGGCGATACCATTACCGCAGCTTCCTCTTGCAAATGCGGCAACGGCAATTGCTGTTATCGAACAAACATGGCCACAAATTTCAGACGCTGATATAAAAATCGGTATTGCGAAAGCAAGTTTATCCGGTCGCTTTGAATGTGTTTTAAATCAACCGAATCAAGCCAAAGTCTGGGTCGATGTTGCTCATAACCCTCATGCTGCCAAATATTTAGCCACCCAATTACAGCGTTTTAAGCCTGCTCGCATTATTGCATTGTGTGGCATGTTAAAAGACAAAGATGCTGCTGCAGTATTAGTTGAACTTGAAGCTGTGGTTGATGAGTGGAATTTTGCGACCTTAACCGTCGAGCGTGGCAGCAATGCTGCTGACTTAGTAAACAAATTAGATGCAAGCTTGTCATCGTCACAGTTTGAGTCCATGGATCATGCTTGGCAAAGCATTAAAGCAAATTTAAACGCAGATGATGTGGTAATTGTTTTTGGCTCATTTTACACTGTGGCAGCATTTAATGAATTATTAGAAAGGGAATAA
- a CDS encoding SPOR domain-containing protein: MSGQFQNRLVGTVVIVALGVIFLPDLLDGKKQRQVEEFTEIPLRPVIAEQTSDDIGDGYTPETFEVEEIAATQDLAQEAKSQQVNTAPNKAAETVAKAPVNKPTAAPVKQVQPVKAGFTLQLGAFTNAQNVDGLVKQLRKNGFTAYTLPAKPIDGSLTKVFVGPELTAEKLKSYQQKIKKITGLQGKIVQYNPLEN; encoded by the coding sequence TTGTCTGGTCAATTTCAAAATCGATTAGTTGGCACCGTTGTCATTGTGGCATTGGGTGTGATTTTTTTGCCTGATCTATTAGATGGCAAAAAACAACGTCAAGTAGAAGAGTTTACCGAGATCCCATTGCGCCCCGTTATCGCAGAACAAACCAGTGATGATATTGGTGATGGCTACACGCCTGAAACGTTTGAAGTTGAAGAAATTGCCGCAACACAAGACCTAGCACAAGAAGCAAAATCACAACAAGTTAATACCGCCCCAAACAAAGCGGCTGAAACCGTTGCTAAAGCACCAGTTAATAAGCCAACTGCAGCACCCGTAAAGCAAGTGCAGCCGGTTAAAGCGGGTTTTACATTGCAACTCGGTGCTTTTACCAATGCGCAAAATGTTGATGGCTTAGTTAAACAACTAAGAAAAAATGGTTTTACAGCATACACATTACCAGCAAAACCTATCGATGGTTCATTAACCAAAGTCTTTGTTGGACCTGAATTAACCGCTGAAAAACTCAAATCATATCAACAAAAAATTAAAAAAATAACCGGTCTTCAAGGCAAGATTGTTCAATACAATCCCTTAGAAAACTAA
- a CDS encoding CvpA family protein, whose translation MVWIDYAILIVIGLSTVISLIRGFAKEAMSLVVWFAAFFIASQFYQDLAVHLTQMNDEMLRNGVAIAILFIATLLLGALVNYVLGQLVSKTGLSGTDRVLGLCFGAIRGALIVSALLFFMDAFTGASSQDWWTDSELVPQFGVVIQWFFDYLENTSSFVPKI comes from the coding sequence ATGGTTTGGATTGATTACGCTATTCTCATCGTTATCGGCCTATCAACTGTCATCAGTTTGATACGCGGATTTGCCAAAGAAGCCATGTCCCTAGTGGTATGGTTCGCTGCTTTTTTTATTGCTAGCCAATTTTATCAAGATCTTGCTGTTCACCTAACTCAGATGAACGACGAGATGCTGCGTAACGGCGTTGCTATTGCTATTTTATTTATCGCAACACTGCTACTTGGTGCCCTAGTTAACTACGTATTAGGTCAGTTAGTCTCCAAAACAGGTTTATCAGGTACCGATCGTGTACTTGGCCTTTGTTTTGGCGCAATACGCGGGGCGTTAATCGTCAGCGCACTATTATTTTTCATGGATGCTTTTACCGGTGCTTCAAGTCAAGACTGGTGGACGGATTCAGAACTTGTACCCCAATTTGGTGTGGTTATTCAGTGGTTTTTTGACTATTTGGAAAACACCTCCAGCTTTGTACCCAAAATATAA
- the purF gene encoding amidophosphoribosyltransferase, which produces MCGIVGIVGQSSVNQTIYDALTVLQHRGQDAAGIVTVDKSAFRLRKANGLVKDVFEIKHMQRLQGNAGIGHVRYPTAGSSSASEAQPFYVNSPFGISLAHNGNLTNTVELAEGLVKKRRHVNTTSDSEVLLNLLANELQETRSLTLSADEVFDAVAKVHAQTRGAYAAAAMIIGQGLVAFRDPFGIRPLVLGKHETPTGTEYMVASESVALDAVGFEVMRDVAPGEAVYISLDGQLFTRQCAVEPSYSPCIFEFVYFARPDSTIDKMSVYASRVNMGAKLGAKIQKEWEDHDIDVVIPIPETSCDIALEIARCMELPYRQGFVKNRYIGRTFIMPGQQERKKSVRRKLNAIKTEFEGKNVLLVDDSIVRGTTSEQIIEMARDAGAKKVYFASAAPEIRFPNVYGIDMPTTNELIAHGRDADEIAKIIGADGIIFQDLTDLVDAVGMENPEIKRFETSVFDGQYITNDVDQAYLDHLTQLRNDDAKANSKDIGTNLEMHNVCHP; this is translated from the coding sequence ATGTGTGGTATCGTCGGAATAGTTGGTCAGTCATCGGTTAATCAAACCATTTATGATGCGTTGACCGTGCTTCAGCACCGTGGTCAAGATGCAGCAGGTATCGTGACTGTGGACAAAAGTGCATTTCGTTTACGTAAGGCAAATGGACTCGTTAAAGACGTATTCGAAATTAAGCATATGCAGCGCCTTCAAGGTAATGCAGGTATTGGGCACGTTCGTTATCCAACTGCGGGTAGCTCTAGTGCATCAGAAGCTCAACCTTTTTATGTTAACTCGCCATTTGGTATTTCCTTAGCCCACAACGGTAACTTAACTAATACAGTTGAACTTGCTGAAGGGCTGGTTAAAAAGCGTCGTCATGTGAATACCACCTCTGATTCAGAAGTGTTATTAAACTTACTTGCTAATGAACTTCAAGAAACGCGCAGCTTAACGTTGAGCGCTGATGAAGTATTTGATGCTGTGGCAAAAGTACACGCGCAAACCCGCGGTGCTTATGCAGCAGCAGCCATGATCATTGGCCAAGGTTTAGTGGCATTTCGCGACCCATTTGGTATTCGTCCATTAGTGTTAGGTAAGCATGAAACACCAACGGGCACTGAATACATGGTTGCATCGGAAAGTGTTGCACTCGATGCTGTTGGCTTTGAAGTCATGCGCGATGTAGCACCAGGTGAAGCGGTTTATATTTCACTTGATGGTCAGTTGTTTACTCGCCAATGTGCTGTTGAGCCTAGCTACTCACCTTGTATTTTTGAATTTGTTTACTTTGCGCGTCCGGATTCGACTATCGATAAAATGTCGGTATATGCTAGCCGTGTAAATATGGGGGCTAAATTAGGCGCGAAAATTCAGAAAGAATGGGAAGATCATGACATTGATGTTGTTATCCCTATTCCTGAAACATCTTGCGATATCGCCCTTGAAATTGCCCGCTGTATGGAACTGCCTTACCGTCAAGGTTTTGTTAAAAATCGTTATATTGGCCGTACTTTCATTATGCCGGGTCAACAAGAGCGTAAGAAATCTGTTCGTCGCAAACTTAACGCAATCAAAACTGAATTTGAAGGCAAAAACGTGTTGCTTGTGGATGATTCAATTGTTCGTGGTACCACTTCTGAACAAATCATTGAAATGGCACGTGATGCTGGCGCAAAGAAAGTTTACTTTGCTTCTGCTGCACCTGAAATTCGTTTCCCAAATGTTTATGGTATTGATATGCCAACCACCAATGAGCTAATTGCTCACGGTCGTGACGCAGATGAAATTGCTAAAATCATTGGCGCGGATGGTATTATTTTCCAAGACTTAACGGACTTGGTTGATGCTGTCGGTATGGAAAACCCTGAAATTAAGCGTTTTGAAACGTCTGTATTTGATGGGCAGTACATTACCAACGATGTTGATCAAGCTTACTTAGATCACCTTACTCAGTTACGTAATGATGATGCAAAAGCCAATAGTAAAGATATTGGTACTAACTTAGAAATGCATAACGTGTGTCATCCTTAA